The following are from one region of the Leptospira terpstrae serovar Hualin str. LT 11-33 = ATCC 700639 genome:
- a CDS encoding calcium:proton antiporter — MAKTKTLTSNDWLSITSFLVLVFALVAPIGEGLLIAFAVVFLAVGISSAVHSAEVIAERVGPSLGTLILAISVTVIEVALIVSLMSNDTADSPQIARDTVFAALMIVTNGIIGICILLGGLKHKELGFQLVGTTALLGVLAVLSTLTLILPLYTTSTNKGTYSAGQLIFVSFASLVLYGSLVWSQTKSHKNFFSATDGGVIPTDTNISKPTKKRAITSFISLLFSLVAVVGLSKILSPTIESTIAALGAPKAVVGIVIAILVLAPETLAAMNAAKINELQTSLNLALGSGAASIALTIPAVSIYSLLFDKPLTLGLDTKGIVFLMVTFLAGSFTFGSGRTTSLHGLIHLVIMASFLAISLMP; from the coding sequence ATGGCAAAAACAAAAACACTAACATCAAATGATTGGCTTTCGATCACTTCCTTTTTGGTTTTGGTCTTTGCATTAGTCGCTCCGATAGGCGAAGGACTACTGATTGCATTCGCTGTTGTATTTTTAGCAGTAGGAATTTCCAGTGCAGTGCATAGTGCCGAGGTAATTGCCGAACGAGTAGGACCTTCATTGGGAACTTTGATTCTAGCAATTTCAGTTACTGTGATTGAAGTGGCCCTTATTGTAAGTCTTATGAGTAATGATACAGCGGACTCACCCCAAATTGCTAGGGACACTGTGTTCGCAGCTTTAATGATCGTCACCAATGGAATCATTGGAATCTGTATTTTGTTAGGTGGATTAAAACACAAGGAATTGGGATTTCAATTGGTGGGAACAACGGCTTTACTTGGAGTACTTGCCGTACTCTCCACACTCACATTGATTTTGCCATTATATACAACGTCCACAAACAAAGGAACTTATAGTGCAGGTCAGTTGATTTTTGTTTCGTTTGCCTCTCTAGTTTTGTACGGATCTCTTGTTTGGTCGCAAACCAAATCACATAAAAACTTTTTTTCAGCCACAGACGGTGGGGTAATTCCAACTGATACGAATATAAGCAAACCTACTAAAAAAAGAGCTATCACTAGTTTTATCTCTCTTTTATTTTCGCTCGTTGCCGTTGTTGGACTGTCAAAAATCCTCAGTCCTACCATCGAAAGCACCATTGCAGCATTAGGTGCACCAAAAGCAGTTGTAGGAATTGTGATTGCGATTCTTGTTCTTGCACCAGAGACATTAGCTGCTATGAACGCGGCAAAAATCAATGAGCTACAAACTAGTTTAAACTTAGCTTTGGGATCGGGAGCAGCCAGTATTGCACTGACAATACCTGCCGTAAGCATTTATTCATTGTTATTTGACAAACCTTTAACCCTCGGTTTAGACACTAAGGGAATTGTGTTTTTAATGGTAACGTTTCTTGCGGGAAGTTTTACTTTTGGATCGGGGAGAACCACATCACTTCATGGACTCATCCACTTAGTGATTATGGCTTCCTTTTTGGCGATTTCTCTTATGCCATAG
- a CDS encoding ribonucleoside-diphosphate reductase subunit alpha, giving the protein MFVLKRNGKQESVKFDKVTARIEKLSYGLSRLVSPIDVAKKVIEGIYDGVSTSDLDNLASEIAASLTTKHPDYALLASRIAVSNLHKNTTKSFSETIERLYSYNDPKTGKWMPLIAEDVWKVVQKHSELLDSSIIYDRDFGFDYFGFRTLEKSYLLKLDGKIVERPQHMYMRVAIGIHKDRIEDVIQTYNLMSERWFTHATPTLFNAGTPKPQMSSCFLLTMKDDSIDGIYDTLKQTAKISQSAGGIGLSIHNIRATGSYIGGTNGTSNGIIPMLRVFNDTARYVDQGGGKRKGAFAIYLEPWHADIFPFLELKKNHGKEEMRARDLFYALWISDLFMKRVEEGGDWSLFCPHEAPGLSDVYGDEFVKLYERYESEGRARTKVKAQELWFAIVESQIETGTPYLLYKDAANSKSNQKNLGTIKSSNLCTEILEFTSPDEVAVCNLASVALPKFVSEGKFLFDTLYEIVYQMTVNLNRIIDENYYPVPEAKNSNLKHRPIGIGVQGLADVFILLRMPYESDAAKKLNIEIFETIYFAAMTASKDIAKEEGTYPSYSGSPLSKGIFQFDLWNVKPTERWDFESLRKEVIQHGVRNSLLVAPMPTASTSQILGNNECFEPYTSNIYSRRVLSGEFIIVNKHLLHDLIELGLWNSDMKNQIIASGGSIQSITSIPDSIKEIYKTVWEMKQRSLIDMARDRGAFICQSQSLNLFVENPTVSKLSSMHFYAWKQGLKTGMYYLRTKAATQAIQFTVEKTKDQISIGNDSTSLGPANPQKAESEFVGESCSMEEGCLVCGS; this is encoded by the coding sequence ATGTTTGTACTCAAAAGAAATGGAAAACAAGAGTCGGTTAAGTTTGATAAAGTTACAGCTAGGATTGAAAAATTATCCTACGGCCTAAGTCGATTGGTAAGTCCTATCGATGTTGCCAAAAAAGTAATTGAAGGCATTTACGATGGAGTGAGCACTTCTGATTTAGACAATTTGGCTTCAGAAATTGCGGCATCGCTTACCACCAAACATCCTGACTACGCACTTCTCGCAAGTCGAATTGCGGTGAGTAATCTCCATAAAAATACTACAAAATCTTTTTCAGAAACAATCGAACGATTGTATTCCTATAACGATCCGAAAACAGGAAAATGGATGCCGCTAATTGCAGAAGATGTTTGGAAAGTCGTTCAAAAACATTCTGAACTATTGGATAGTTCCATTATTTATGATAGGGATTTTGGCTTTGATTATTTTGGATTTAGAACTTTAGAAAAATCTTATCTACTGAAACTCGATGGTAAAATTGTGGAACGCCCACAACATATGTACATGCGTGTGGCTATCGGAATTCACAAAGACAGAATTGAAGATGTGATTCAAACATACAATTTAATGAGCGAACGTTGGTTTACTCATGCAACTCCCACGCTTTTCAATGCTGGCACTCCCAAACCTCAAATGAGCAGTTGTTTTCTTTTAACCATGAAAGACGATAGCATTGATGGAATTTATGACACATTGAAACAAACTGCAAAAATATCCCAAAGTGCCGGTGGGATCGGACTTTCCATTCATAATATCCGCGCCACAGGTTCTTATATTGGTGGAACTAACGGAACCAGTAATGGAATCATTCCCATGTTACGTGTGTTTAATGATACTGCTCGTTATGTGGACCAAGGTGGGGGAAAACGGAAAGGGGCCTTTGCTATTTATTTGGAACCATGGCATGCAGATATATTTCCCTTTTTAGAATTAAAGAAAAACCATGGCAAAGAAGAGATGCGAGCTCGTGATTTATTTTATGCGCTTTGGATTTCTGACTTATTTATGAAACGAGTAGAAGAGGGTGGCGATTGGAGTTTGTTTTGTCCCCATGAAGCTCCTGGTCTCTCTGATGTGTATGGCGATGAATTTGTCAAACTTTATGAAAGGTATGAGAGTGAAGGTCGTGCCCGAACGAAAGTCAAAGCCCAAGAGCTGTGGTTTGCGATTGTAGAGTCTCAAATCGAAACCGGAACTCCCTATTTGTTATACAAAGATGCGGCCAATTCCAAAAGTAATCAAAAAAATTTAGGTACTATCAAAAGTAGTAACCTTTGTACGGAAATTTTAGAATTTACAAGCCCTGATGAAGTTGCTGTTTGCAATTTAGCATCTGTCGCCTTGCCAAAGTTTGTATCTGAGGGAAAATTTTTATTTGATACTTTGTATGAAATTGTTTATCAGATGACCGTAAATCTAAACCGCATCATCGATGAAAATTATTATCCAGTGCCCGAAGCCAAAAATTCCAATTTAAAACACCGACCTATTGGGATTGGTGTGCAGGGTCTTGCCGATGTTTTTATTTTATTACGAATGCCGTATGAAAGTGATGCCGCAAAAAAACTCAACATCGAGATTTTTGAAACCATCTATTTTGCAGCAATGACTGCAAGTAAAGATATAGCTAAAGAAGAAGGAACTTATCCAAGTTATTCGGGATCTCCTTTGTCGAAAGGAATTTTTCAATTTGATTTATGGAACGTAAAACCAACAGAACGTTGGGATTTTGAAAGTCTTAGGAAAGAAGTGATACAACATGGAGTAAGAAATTCACTCCTTGTGGCACCAATGCCCACAGCCTCCACCTCCCAAATTTTGGGAAACAATGAATGTTTTGAACCTTATACGTCCAATATCTATTCAAGACGAGTCCTTAGTGGAGAGTTTATCATTGTCAATAAACATTTGTTACATGATTTGATTGAACTTGGTCTCTGGAATTCTGATATGAAAAATCAGATTATTGCCTCTGGTGGCAGCATCCAATCTATAACCTCCATTCCGGATTCTATCAAAGAAATATACAAAACTGTTTGGGAAATGAAACAAAGATCACTCATTGATATGGCTCGTGATCGAGGTGCTTTTATTTGTCAGTCCCAGTCCTTAAACTTGTTTGTTGAAAATCCAACCGTTTCTAAATTATCGTCTATGCATTTTTATGCATGGAAACAGGGTTTAAAAACAGGTATGTATTATCTGAGAACCAAAGCTGCGACGCAAGCTATTCAATTCACCGTAGAAAAAACCAAAGACCAAATTTCCATTGGTAATGATTCGACCTCGTTAGGACCAGCTAATCCACAAAAGGCGGAATCAGAATTTGTGGGAGAATCTTGTTCCATGGAAGAAGGATGTCTCGTTTGCGGAAGTTAG
- a CDS encoding ribonucleotide-diphosphate reductase subunit beta, producing the protein MDYQSEVLLKENKDRFVILPIKYPKIWEMYKKQQASFWTAEEIDLSSDLDDWNSLTEKERFFLSNILAFFAASDGIVNENLAVNFMREVQLPEVRCFYGFQIMMENIHSETYSLLIDTYIKDPKEKNRLFRSIETIPAVQKKSEWALRWIGEGNFAERLLAFAAVEGIFFSGSFCAIFWMKKRGLLPGLSFSNELISRDEALHCEFACILFKMIQNKPSAERVYEIFTDAVNIEKEFITESLSVDLIGMNAKLMQQYIEFVADRWLIELGFEKLYYSSNPFDFMEMISLQGKTNFFEKRVGDYQKAGVLNSDQSFTFSLNEDF; encoded by the coding sequence ATGGATTATCAATCAGAAGTATTATTAAAAGAAAATAAGGATCGTTTTGTGATCCTTCCCATCAAATACCCAAAAATCTGGGAAATGTATAAGAAACAACAAGCATCCTTTTGGACCGCTGAAGAAATTGACTTAAGTAGTGATTTGGATGATTGGAATTCACTCACCGAAAAAGAACGTTTCTTTTTAAGCAATATTTTAGCATTCTTTGCTGCAAGTGATGGGATTGTGAATGAAAACTTGGCAGTTAACTTCATGAGAGAAGTGCAACTACCTGAGGTTAGGTGTTTTTATGGATTCCAAATCATGATGGAAAACATACATTCTGAAACCTATTCCCTTTTGATTGATACTTACATCAAAGACCCAAAAGAAAAAAATCGATTATTCCGTTCTATAGAAACTATTCCGGCAGTTCAAAAAAAATCAGAATGGGCCTTACGTTGGATTGGTGAAGGAAATTTTGCTGAGAGACTTCTAGCCTTTGCTGCAGTAGAAGGTATCTTTTTTAGTGGAAGTTTTTGTGCTATATTTTGGATGAAAAAACGGGGACTCCTTCCTGGTTTAAGTTTTTCCAATGAACTTATTAGTCGCGATGAAGCCTTACATTGTGAATTTGCATGTATTCTTTTTAAAATGATCCAAAACAAACCAAGTGCCGAACGAGTGTATGAAATTTTTACAGATGCAGTGAACATTGAAAAAGAATTTATCACCGAATCGTTGTCAGTTGATCTGATCGGTATGAATGCAAAACTTATGCAACAATATATAGAATTTGTGGCGGATCGTTGGCTCATTGAACTAGGTTTTGAGAAACTCTATTATTCCTCTAATCCATTTGATTTTATGGAAATGATATCCTTACAAGGGAAAACAAATTTCTTTGAAAAACGAGTGGGTGATTACCAAAAGGCTGGTGTTCTTAATTCTGATCAAAGTTTTACATTTTCTCTAAATGAAGATTTTTAA